AAACTAAAAGGTTAGAAAACTAAGTTAATATTTCACACAGCCATAAATACTTGCAAAATCAACCTACTACTAtcttctattcctaattataaGCTACTCATTGGCATTTGTCCTTGCAATGGCTTCAATGTCAGTAGTATTTGTACCTTTGCTCTCAATTTCCTTGGCTCCATCATAGGTAGCATGCAGTCCTACAAGCAAGTAGTAAATGAGCAAAATCGCGGTGCAAACTGAAAATCTCACGAATGATGCACCATCAATCGAGCCCATGATGAACACATTAATAGCTATACTAGCAGATGGAAGCCATGGCATCAATGGTGTTCCCCACACCTTAGGCTTTCGCGCTTCCTTGAGTGTAAAATTTAGCCCCAACGTGGTGAAAAACCAGACTCCAGCGCAAATTATGCATCCTAACCAAGTGTGCTCGCTGATTGCCCAGAAAACACCCGATCCAATTGAGGACAATGTGATCAAAACCAAGAACATGATGAGTTTGTTCCTATCCTTGTCTGGTGTTTCCCCTGACACGTAGTAACGTCTCACTAGAAGTGCTAAGGGAACCAGTGAGTACACGAACAACGTGGCAATTGAAACGAGGTTTGCCAATATGTCAAGACTTGTGAAGAAGGCTATTATGCAATTCGCGACAGTCATTACAACTGTAGCAGTGACAGGGGTCCCTGTCTTTTCATTGATTACAGAAAGAAATGGAGGGGCCATATGAGTTCTTGCAATGTGCGTAAAATACCTAGCTTGAGCAATAACATTGGCCAGCAAAACTGTTGTCATCCCTTTCAATGCCCCAAATGCAACTATGTACTTTGCCCAATTCATCCCTACAGCTTGAAAGGCAATGGTAAAAGGGGCATTAACATCCACTTGATTAAAAGGTTGCATAAGGCACAACGTTGCGGCTAGAAGGCAATATGTTATGATGACCACCACCATAGAACCTATTAGTCCTACAGGAATATCCCTACCTGCAGTAGCGAAGCAAGGAATTTTGTTAAGGGTGTTCACGATATATATATGAGTATAGAAAATTCAGTATTTCCGGCTCGATCTGCTTACCTGGATTCTTGATCTCTTCCCCTAGAGTTGTGATACCATCAAAtccaacataagcaaagaagaGCATAGCTGATGCTTTCAGGACGCCACGAGCACCATAAGGTGCAAAGGGTGAAAAGTTAGCCAAATTAGCCTGAGTTAGGCCAACAACAAGTACAAAAACCATGACAGCAACATGTACTATGGTCAAAATGGAGTTGAATCGCGAGGACCCTTTCATGCTAATGCAAGCACATGCACAAATGAGCAGTGAGACAACAACTGCTACAGGATCTAAGTGGTTGTAACCCTCAGCAAGACTCGAGACATTGATACGGAAATCATCAGGCTTGTGGTTACATAGAGTCGCGAAATAGGAAGTCCAGGATCGCGCTACGCTAGCACCAACCACAATGTACTCAAACAGAATGTTCCCTGCAGCAATGAAAGCGACAAAATCGCCAAGTTCCACTCTCAGATACGCAAATGATCCACCAGCAACAGGGAGTTCAACTGAGAATTCTGTATAGCACAACACTGAAAGCAAAGCAGAGATGCCTGATATAGCATAAGACAGTAAAACAGCAGGGCCAGCTAAGCTTTTAGTAGCTTCACCAGTTAGTACAAAAACACCAGCACCCATAACTGCACCAATACCAagccaaatcaaatcaaaccagtTCAACGACTTCTTCATCTGATGCTGGCTGCAATCGCGTATTTCATGGAGCTCTGATTGGTCCGAAGAACGAGACAATACGCGGTTTTTAAGCCTCGTTTTTGTCTCACGTAATGCCTGAGCATAACTTCCCCAGCTCGTAAACGATTCCTCTggcaaaaaatcatttttgctGCATCCACAGCCCCTCTTCGTCAGAGTACTATGCCTTTGATCAACATTTTCGTTATTGCTATTAATCATTTTCTCCtgcaaattatgaataaaactAATGTCTTAATCAAAATTAGTTTGCTTTATAGGATTTGTTATCTGACCACTTAAGTACCAATATTTCCTTTGAATATCATATCAAACTTAATTCTATAAACAGTGTCTACATCTCCCCTTAAATGAGTCTTTAAgctttaatttttgtaaaaagGAATAACTTATTGAGCAATCacatagatttttttatttttatgaacgTGGTGTCAAGGATAACTTTCGTCCACCTCAATACACTTGCAAGAGGTACTAGGTAACTCTGTTCACCCAGGCTAAACAGATgaaaagaatcacctagtgtttctTTGTCGATCACATAGATGTTTAATTGATAAATAATCAACTCTCCACTTACAATGTATACAACAACCTACACATGCAATGTTGAAGATACTTGAGACctatttatcaatatatttcaGAATTCACTGATAAATTAAGCTAATTAATAATacattcaaacaaaataaatttatgaagaaaagaagagatGATTGACAAAACCTGGATTCAATATGGTGTTCGTCTAATCTT
The Solanum stenotomum isolate F172 chromosome 12, ASM1918654v1, whole genome shotgun sequence DNA segment above includes these coding regions:
- the LOC125848602 gene encoding cationic amino acid transporter 1-like, with product MINSNNENVDQRHSTLTKRGCGCSKNDFLPEESFTSWGSYAQALRETKTRLKNRVLSRSSDQSELHEIRDCSQHQMKKSLNWFDLIWLGIGAVMGAGVFVLTGEATKSLAGPAVLLSYAISGISALLSVLCYTEFSVELPVAGGSFAYLRVELGDFVAFIAAGNILFEYIVVGASVARSWTSYFATLCNHKPDDFRINVSSLAEGYNHLDPVAVVVSLLICACACISMKGSSRFNSILTIVHVAVMVFVLVVGLTQANLANFSPFAPYGARGVLKASAMLFFAYVGFDGITTLGEEIKNPGRDIPVGLIGSMVVVIITYCLLAATLCLMQPFNQVDVNAPFTIAFQAVGMNWAKYIVAFGALKGMTTVLLANVIAQARYFTHIARTHMAPPFLSVINEKTGTPVTATVVMTVANCIIAFFTSLDILANLVSIATLFVYSLVPLALLVRRYYVSGETPDKDRNKLIMFLVLITLSSIGSGVFWAISEHTWLGCIICAGVWFFTTLGLNFTLKEARKPKVWGTPLMPWLPSASIAINVFIMGSIDGASFVRFSVCTAILLIYYLLVGLHATYDGAKEIESKGTNTTDIEAIARTNANE